A window of Streptomyces marispadix contains these coding sequences:
- a CDS encoding LacI family DNA-binding transcriptional regulator, with product MTARLADIAAQAGVSEATVSRVLNGKQGVAATTRESVLAALDVLGYERPLKLRQRSAGLVGLITPELENPIFPAFAQVIAQGLTRQGYTPVLATQTPGGSTEDELTEMLVDRGVAGIVFVSGLHADTTADMQRYERLRGQGVPFVLINGYSDKVRAPFVSPDDRAAMRLAVTHLAELGHRRIGLALGPERFVPVQRKIEGFLTAMRDQLDLTADQAREFVQHSLYTLEGGQAAASALLDRDCTAVVCASDMMALGAIRAVRQRGLTVPGDVSVIGFDDSPLIAFTDPPLTTIRQPVPAMGQAAVRALLEEIGGTPAPHSEFVFLPELVVRGSTASVPASAPSVAGRT from the coding sequence GTGACCGCACGGCTAGCTGACATCGCAGCACAGGCGGGGGTCAGCGAAGCGACGGTCAGCCGTGTCCTCAACGGCAAGCAGGGCGTCGCCGCGACCACCCGGGAATCCGTACTCGCCGCACTCGACGTGCTCGGATACGAACGCCCCCTCAAGCTGCGGCAGCGCAGCGCCGGACTCGTGGGCCTGATCACACCCGAGCTGGAGAACCCGATCTTCCCCGCCTTCGCGCAGGTGATCGCCCAGGGCCTCACCCGGCAGGGATACACGCCGGTGCTGGCGACGCAGACTCCCGGCGGTTCGACCGAGGACGAACTGACGGAGATGCTCGTCGACCGCGGCGTCGCCGGGATCGTCTTCGTCTCCGGGCTGCACGCCGACACCACCGCCGACATGCAGCGCTACGAGCGGCTGCGCGGTCAGGGCGTGCCCTTCGTGCTCATCAACGGCTACTCCGACAAGGTCCGCGCCCCGTTCGTCTCCCCCGACGACCGTGCGGCGATGCGACTCGCCGTCACACATCTCGCCGAACTCGGCCACCGGCGCATCGGACTCGCCCTGGGCCCGGAGCGATTCGTGCCCGTACAGCGGAAGATCGAGGGCTTTCTGACTGCGATGCGGGACCAGCTCGACCTGACGGCGGACCAGGCACGCGAGTTCGTACAGCACTCCCTCTACACCCTGGAGGGCGGACAGGCCGCAGCGAGCGCGCTGCTGGACCGCGACTGCACCGCTGTGGTGTGCGCGAGCGACATGATGGCGCTCGGCGCGATCCGTGCGGTGCGGCAGCGCGGGCTGACGGTCCCGGGCGACGTATCGGTGATCGGCTTCGACGACTCACCGCTGATCGCGTTCACCGACCCCCCGTTGACGACGATCCGTCAGCCGGTGCCCGCCATGGGCCAGGCCGCGGTCCGCGCCCTGCTTGAGGAGATCGGCGGCACGCCCGCTCCGCACAGCGAGTTCGTCTTCCTCCCTGAGCTGGTCGTACGCGGCTCGACGGCCTCCGTACCCGCGTCCGCCCCCTCGGTCGCAGGGAGGACGTAA
- a CDS encoding TIGR03086 family metal-binding protein, with translation MNDYANGIGGRFLRACAEFETRLRTVRESQWGLPTPCAEWEVRTLVNHMARGNLNYAALALGCTSAQFLRLRDADALGADPLGAYLRSVEECAAAFARPGVLESVLDYPPGPVSGRQALAVRTADSVVHTWDLARAVGADETLDAALVAWTGAHLDDIYAGLAVAPADRESSAPARRFFAVPEGEPLPDTASRQQRLLRWMGRRP, from the coding sequence ATGAATGACTACGCCAACGGGATCGGCGGCCGATTCCTGCGCGCCTGCGCCGAGTTCGAGACGCGGCTGCGGACGGTACGGGAGTCGCAGTGGGGCCTGCCGACGCCCTGCGCGGAATGGGAGGTGCGGACGCTGGTCAACCACATGGCCCGTGGCAACCTCAACTACGCGGCGCTCGCCCTCGGTTGTACGAGTGCGCAGTTCCTGCGACTGCGGGACGCCGACGCCCTCGGCGCCGACCCGCTGGGCGCCTACCTGCGCTCCGTCGAGGAGTGCGCCGCGGCCTTCGCCCGCCCGGGTGTGCTGGAGTCGGTCCTGGACTATCCGCCGGGGCCCGTGAGCGGGCGGCAGGCGCTCGCCGTGCGGACGGCGGACAGCGTCGTCCACACGTGGGATCTCGCGCGTGCCGTCGGGGCGGACGAGACCCTGGACGCTGCTCTCGTCGCCTGGACCGGCGCGCATCTCGACGACATCTACGCCGGGTTGGCGGTCGCCCCCGCGGACAGGGAGAGCAGCGCACCTGCCCGGCGCTTCTTCGCGGTTCCGGAGGGCGAGCCCCTCCCGGACACAGCGTCCCGTCAGCAGCGGCTGCTGCGCTGGATGGGGAGAAGGCCCTGA
- a CDS encoding glutamine synthetase family protein, which translates to MDKQQEFVLRTLEERDIRFVRLWFTDVLGFLKSVAVAPAELEQAFDEGMGFDGSAIEGFARVYESDMIAKPDPGTFQILPWRAEAPGTARMFCDILMPDGSPSYADPRYVLKRSLAKASDLGFTFYTHPEIEFFLLKDRPVDGTRPVPADSSGYFDHTPQHVGMDFRRQAITMLESMGISVEFSHHEGAPGQQEIDLRYADALSTADNIMTFRLVMKQVALEQGVQATFMPKPFSEHPGSGMHTHLSLFEGDRNAFYESGSEYQLSKVGRSFIAGLLTHAGEISAVTNQWVNSYKRIWGGANRTAGEGGESPSYICWGHNNRSALIRVPMYKPGKMGSTRIEVRSLDSGANPYLAYATLLAAGLKGIEESYELPPGADDDVWALSDAERRAMGIEPLPQNLGEAITLMERSELVAETLGEHVYDFFLRNKKQEWEEYRSEVTAFELRKSLPVL; encoded by the coding sequence ATGGATAAGCAGCAGGAATTCGTGCTCCGTACGCTGGAGGAGCGCGACATCCGGTTCGTACGGCTGTGGTTCACCGACGTTCTCGGCTTCCTCAAATCCGTCGCCGTCGCCCCCGCCGAGCTGGAGCAGGCCTTCGACGAGGGCATGGGATTCGACGGTTCCGCGATCGAGGGCTTCGCCCGTGTCTACGAGTCCGACATGATCGCCAAGCCGGACCCGGGCACCTTCCAGATACTGCCCTGGCGGGCCGAGGCCCCCGGCACCGCGCGGATGTTCTGCGACATCCTCATGCCGGACGGCTCACCCTCGTACGCCGACCCGCGCTATGTGCTCAAGCGCAGCCTCGCCAAGGCCAGCGATCTGGGCTTCACCTTCTACACCCACCCCGAGATCGAGTTCTTCCTGCTCAAGGACCGCCCCGTGGACGGCACCCGGCCGGTGCCCGCGGACTCCTCCGGCTACTTCGACCACACACCGCAGCACGTCGGCATGGACTTCCGGCGGCAGGCGATCACGATGCTGGAGTCGATGGGCATCTCGGTGGAGTTCTCCCACCACGAGGGCGCCCCCGGCCAGCAGGAGATCGACCTGCGCTACGCCGACGCGCTGTCCACCGCCGACAACATCATGACGTTCCGGCTGGTGATGAAGCAGGTAGCGCTGGAGCAGGGCGTACAGGCCACGTTCATGCCCAAGCCCTTCTCCGAGCACCCCGGCTCCGGGATGCACACCCACCTGTCGCTCTTCGAGGGCGACCGCAACGCCTTCTACGAGTCCGGCTCCGAATACCAGCTCTCCAAGGTCGGCCGCTCCTTCATCGCAGGTCTGCTCACCCACGCGGGCGAGATCTCCGCCGTCACCAACCAGTGGGTCAACTCCTACAAGCGCATCTGGGGCGGCGCGAACCGCACCGCGGGCGAGGGCGGCGAGTCGCCTTCGTACATCTGCTGGGGCCACAACAACCGCAGTGCGCTCATCCGCGTCCCGATGTACAAGCCGGGCAAGATGGGCTCCACCCGCATCGAGGTGCGCTCCCTCGACTCCGGCGCCAACCCCTATCTCGCCTACGCGACCCTGCTGGCCGCCGGGCTCAAGGGCATCGAGGAGAGCTACGAGCTGCCCCCCGGCGCCGACGACGACGTATGGGCCCTCTCCGACGCCGAGCGCCGCGCGATGGGCATCGAGCCGCTGCCGCAGAACCTGGGCGAGGCGATCACGCTGATGGAACGCAGCGAACTGGTGGCGGAGACGCTCGGCGAGCATGTCTACGACTTCTTCCTCCGCAACAAGAAGCAGGAGTGGGAGGAGTACCGCAGCGAGGTCACCGCCTTCGAACTGCGCAAGTCCCTGCCGGTGCTGTGA
- a CDS encoding bifunctional [glutamine synthetase] adenylyltransferase/[glutamine synthetase]-adenylyl-L-tyrosine phosphorylase: MQGGGRRDSRYGQLIRRGFTEPAAAEELLAAPGLEEVRSDTGLLDAFAATADPDLALRGLVRLVEAQDDPQRLVDTLLASKPLRDRLLGVLGVSEALGDHLASHPGDWQALVTYEAADLRPGVEEFEAVVGPAKGPDELRHRYRRSLLSVAARDVCGTSDLARTAAELADLATATLRAALAVAEAEAPEDAAACRIAVIGMGKCGGRELNYVSDVDVIFVAEPVEGTEESAALQAATRIASRMMRVCSDTTAEGTIWPVDANLRPEGRNGPLVRTLYSHLAYLNRWAKTWEFQALLKARPVAGDEALGEAYTEAVAPLVWQAAERENFVPDVQQMRRRVVAAIPAAQVERELKLGPGGLRDVEFAVQLLQLVHGRSDATLRSPTTLAALDALAAGGYVGRQDAAALEAAYRFLRTMEHRIQLYRMRRTHLMPEDEADQRRLGRSLGYRSEPVTELHRAWRRHAAAVRRLHEKLFYRPLLDAVAQLEVGEARLSPRAARQRLEALGYADPAGALRHLEALASGVSRKAAIQRTLLPVLLGWFADSADPDAGLLGFRKVSDALGNTPWYLRLLRDEGAAAENLARVLSAGRFAPDLLLRAPEAVALLGDEHGLLPRSREALTQEVLAAVGRAEDPESAVAAARGVRRRELFRTAAGDLIGAYGTEELPSEEPAQAVDRIGTALTDINSATVAGALRAAVRGRWGDELPTRFAVIGMGRFGGAELGYGSDADVLFVHEAREGVSEEEAGKAAFAVATELRRLLQLPTTDPPLVVDADLRPEGKSGPLVRSLDSYATYYRRWASAWESQALLRAAPVAGDEELGRRFTELVDPLRYPEDGLSDESLREIRRLKARMEAERMPRGADSTTHAKMGRGGLADVEWTVQLMQLRHGATVPGLRTTRTRVALAAAREAGLIGEEDARILDEAWLLATRVRNAVMLVRGRAGDTFPSEARELGAVGRYLGYESAGPGPRPAEAGGSGEMLDDYRRVTRRARAVAERLFYEG, encoded by the coding sequence GTGCAGGGCGGCGGGCGCCGGGACAGCCGGTACGGACAACTGATCAGGCGCGGCTTCACCGAACCCGCCGCCGCGGAGGAGCTGCTGGCCGCTCCCGGCCTGGAGGAGGTGCGCTCCGACACCGGGCTGCTGGACGCGTTCGCCGCCACCGCCGACCCGGACCTGGCACTGCGCGGGCTGGTGAGGCTCGTCGAGGCGCAGGACGATCCGCAGCGGCTGGTGGACACCCTGCTCGCCAGCAAGCCGCTGCGGGACCGGCTGCTCGGAGTGCTCGGGGTCTCCGAGGCGCTGGGCGACCATCTGGCGTCCCACCCCGGCGACTGGCAGGCGCTGGTGACTTACGAGGCCGCCGATCTGCGCCCGGGAGTCGAGGAGTTCGAAGCCGTCGTCGGCCCCGCGAAGGGACCGGACGAGCTGCGCCACCGCTACCGGCGCAGCCTGTTGTCCGTCGCCGCCCGCGATGTGTGCGGCACCAGCGATCTGGCCCGTACGGCCGCGGAGTTGGCGGATCTGGCCACTGCCACGCTGCGTGCCGCGCTCGCCGTCGCCGAGGCGGAGGCGCCCGAGGACGCCGCGGCCTGCCGCATCGCCGTCATCGGCATGGGCAAGTGCGGCGGCCGTGAGCTGAACTACGTCTCGGACGTGGACGTCATCTTCGTGGCCGAACCCGTCGAAGGCACCGAGGAGTCGGCGGCGTTGCAGGCCGCCACCCGGATCGCCTCGCGCATGATGCGCGTCTGCTCCGACACCACCGCCGAGGGCACGATCTGGCCCGTCGACGCCAATCTGCGCCCCGAGGGCCGCAACGGGCCGCTCGTGCGCACCCTTTACTCCCATCTCGCCTACCTCAACCGATGGGCGAAGACATGGGAGTTCCAGGCGTTGCTGAAGGCACGGCCCGTCGCGGGCGACGAGGCGCTGGGCGAGGCGTACACGGAGGCCGTCGCCCCGCTGGTGTGGCAGGCCGCCGAGCGGGAGAACTTCGTTCCGGACGTGCAGCAGATGCGCCGCCGGGTCGTCGCCGCCATCCCCGCCGCGCAGGTCGAACGTGAGCTGAAACTGGGCCCCGGCGGGCTGCGTGACGTCGAATTCGCCGTACAGCTCCTTCAGTTGGTGCACGGCCGCTCCGACGCGACGCTGCGCAGCCCCACGACGCTCGCCGCGCTGGACGCTCTCGCCGCCGGCGGCTACGTGGGGCGTCAGGACGCCGCCGCGCTGGAGGCCGCGTACCGCTTCCTGCGCACCATGGAGCACCGCATCCAGCTCTACCGGATGCGGCGTACGCATCTGATGCCCGAGGACGAGGCCGACCAGCGGCGACTGGGACGCTCGCTCGGCTACCGCAGCGAACCCGTCACCGAGCTTCACCGTGCATGGCGGCGGCACGCCGCGGCCGTAAGGCGGCTGCACGAGAAGCTCTTCTACCGTCCGCTGCTCGACGCCGTCGCACAGTTGGAGGTCGGCGAGGCGAGGCTTTCGCCGCGTGCCGCACGGCAGCGGCTGGAGGCGCTGGGCTACGCCGACCCCGCCGGGGCGCTGCGCCACCTGGAGGCGCTGGCCAGCGGAGTCAGCCGCAAGGCCGCCATCCAGCGCACCCTGCTGCCGGTGCTGCTGGGCTGGTTCGCCGACTCCGCGGACCCCGACGCCGGGCTGCTGGGCTTCCGCAAGGTCTCCGACGCCCTCGGCAACACGCCCTGGTATCTGCGGCTGCTGCGCGACGAGGGCGCCGCCGCGGAGAACCTCGCGCGGGTGCTGTCCGCCGGTCGCTTCGCCCCCGACCTGCTGCTGCGCGCACCCGAGGCGGTGGCGCTGCTCGGCGACGAGCACGGTCTGCTGCCGCGTTCGCGCGAGGCACTGACGCAGGAGGTCCTGGCCGCCGTCGGCCGCGCCGAGGACCCCGAGTCGGCGGTGGCCGCAGCACGCGGGGTGCGGCGCCGCGAGCTGTTCCGTACGGCTGCGGGCGACCTCATCGGCGCGTACGGCACGGAGGAGTTGCCCTCCGAGGAGCCCGCGCAGGCGGTCGACCGCATCGGCACGGCGCTCACCGACATCAACTCCGCCACCGTCGCGGGCGCGCTGCGCGCCGCCGTGCGCGGGCGGTGGGGCGACGAACTCCCCACCCGCTTCGCGGTGATCGGCATGGGACGCTTCGGCGGCGCCGAACTCGGCTACGGCTCCGACGCGGACGTCCTCTTCGTGCACGAGGCACGCGAGGGCGTCAGCGAGGAGGAGGCAGGAAAGGCGGCGTTCGCCGTCGCCACCGAGCTGCGGCGGCTGCTTCAACTCCCCACCACCGACCCGCCACTCGTCGTCGACGCCGATCTGCGCCCCGAGGGGAAGTCCGGGCCGCTGGTGCGCTCGCTCGACTCGTACGCCACGTACTACCGGCGCTGGGCCTCGGCCTGGGAGAGCCAGGCACTGCTGCGTGCCGCACCCGTCGCCGGGGACGAGGAGCTTGGCCGCCGCTTCACCGAACTCGTCGATCCGCTGCGCTATCCCGAGGACGGCCTGAGCGACGAGTCGCTGCGCGAGATCCGGCGGCTGAAGGCCCGCATGGAGGCCGAGCGGATGCCGCGCGGCGCGGACTCCACCACCCACGCCAAGATGGGCCGCGGCGGGCTCGCCGACGTGGAGTGGACCGTGCAGCTCATGCAGCTACGCCATGGGGCGACTGTGCCGGGGCTGCGTACGACGCGTACGCGGGTCGCGCTGGCAGCAGCCCGTGAGGCGGGACTCATCGGTGAGGAGGACGCCCGCATCCTGGACGAGGCGTGGCTGCTGGCGACGCGCGTGCGCAACGCGGTGATGCTGGTGCGTGGCAGGGCGGGCGACACATTTCCGTCCGAGGCACGGGAGTTGGGCGCCGTGGGGCGCTATCTGGGATACGAGTCCGCCGGGCCGGGACCGCGGCCCGCCGAGGCCGGGGGCAGCGGGGAGATGCTGGACGACTACCGGCGTGTGACGCGCCGGGCCCGCGCCGTCGCGGAACGGCTCTTCTACGAAGGCTGA
- a CDS encoding helix-turn-helix domain-containing protein, which produces MLESLGLEPVQQQAYEALVDGAVTVAELRTALGLSAAKVRETLAALEKLGLVGRYPGERRGEERFLPVAPEVAFESLLLAREEAIHRTRRHIQLLATRFRANATARDPVDLVEIVTGRAAVIQQVDQLQHSATSEIRGIDRPPYANSDPDRLDPKTGMMPVQAKTMRRGISYRVIYDTHGLETFHRINTDIEACAELGEEARVMADTPTKLLVADDRVALLPLRSAPHEMASSVVVHPSGLLDALCEFFEVLWARALPLSAYLAGRPNGAGDAPTPDEARLLALLTTGLTDQVMARQLGVSYRTFQRRLSGLMERLGAGTRFQLGMRAASLGWVSQPADGAVRIGPGPGSGETA; this is translated from the coding sequence ATGCTGGAATCGCTCGGACTTGAACCGGTTCAACAGCAGGCGTACGAAGCGCTCGTCGACGGGGCGGTGACCGTCGCCGAACTCCGCACGGCGCTGGGCCTGAGTGCCGCGAAGGTACGTGAAACCCTCGCCGCTCTGGAGAAGTTGGGCCTGGTCGGGCGGTATCCGGGGGAGCGGCGCGGAGAGGAGCGCTTCCTGCCCGTCGCGCCCGAGGTCGCCTTCGAGTCGCTGCTGCTGGCCCGCGAGGAGGCGATCCACCGCACCCGCCGCCATATCCAGTTGCTGGCCACCCGCTTCAGGGCCAACGCCACGGCCCGCGACCCGGTCGACCTCGTCGAGATCGTCACCGGACGGGCCGCGGTGATCCAGCAGGTCGACCAGCTACAGCACAGCGCGACCAGCGAGATCCGCGGCATCGACCGTCCGCCCTACGCCAACAGCGACCCGGACCGGCTGGACCCGAAGACCGGCATGATGCCCGTGCAGGCCAAGACGATGCGGCGGGGCATCAGTTACCGCGTCATCTACGACACCCACGGTCTGGAGACCTTCCACCGCATCAACACCGACATCGAAGCCTGCGCCGAACTGGGCGAAGAGGCACGGGTGATGGCCGACACCCCAACGAAACTACTGGTCGCGGACGACCGGGTGGCGCTGCTTCCGCTGCGTTCCGCGCCGCACGAGATGGCCAGCAGCGTGGTGGTGCACCCCTCTGGCCTGCTGGACGCCCTCTGTGAGTTCTTCGAGGTGCTGTGGGCACGTGCCCTGCCGCTCTCCGCTTACCTCGCCGGACGCCCCAACGGGGCGGGCGACGCTCCCACTCCGGACGAGGCGCGGCTGCTCGCGCTGCTGACCACGGGGCTTACGGACCAGGTGATGGCACGCCAACTCGGCGTCAGCTACCGCACGTTCCAGCGCCGACTGAGCGGGCTGATGGAGCGCCTGGGCGCCGGTACACGCTTCCAGTTGGGGATGCGCGCCGCCAGCCTCGGCTGGGTCTCGCAGCCCGCCGACGGTGCCGTACGCATCGGGCCGGGGCCGGGCTCAGGGGAGACGGCCTGA
- a CDS encoding DUF6236 family protein — MSDLALYYPHLWMRDEAWLKAALLYWPKLARMVPRYEQGGAELRPPGGGPSHAEVVRRLRDEGFLLELGMEDVYDEVTHDFLRLLDLHGDELQRLYGIEELSRYRSRRAGPRPPYPEATDTLGWMLDRKLRWSLQRRLEDAGLALSGPGETGMHPKLAAAYLCAVADRLAKRNGMCAVTDEPRLHAALSGWTADTLAQVLLSDGDLTLGPASGASTTPVEEVGRLFTVVAFDAVLPDGLDDVPLEKILAARRDLGPELYAYRRHLETFAERFAELSTVGDPVILREHLEVMVEGEIEPQAAELAHRLRLLGFQPVRKVLGMKALVPGAAMAAVSASSGLPPLVSASGAVAACLVGAAVDARQQAREAAAASPATYLVGLKEQFSPRGAVSLTRALLRRP; from the coding sequence GTGAGCGATCTCGCGCTGTACTACCCGCACTTGTGGATGCGCGACGAGGCATGGCTGAAGGCGGCCCTGCTGTACTGGCCCAAGCTCGCCCGCATGGTGCCCCGTTACGAGCAGGGCGGCGCGGAACTCCGTCCCCCCGGCGGAGGCCCGTCACACGCTGAGGTCGTAAGGCGGCTGCGCGACGAGGGGTTCCTGCTGGAGCTGGGCATGGAGGACGTCTACGACGAGGTCACCCACGACTTCCTGCGGCTGCTCGACCTCCACGGTGACGAACTCCAACGCCTCTACGGCATCGAGGAGTTGAGCCGCTACCGCAGCAGACGGGCCGGGCCGCGTCCGCCCTACCCGGAAGCCACGGACACCCTCGGGTGGATGCTGGACCGGAAGCTGCGCTGGTCGCTACAGCGGCGGCTGGAGGACGCGGGTCTCGCCCTGAGCGGACCGGGCGAGACAGGAATGCATCCGAAGCTCGCCGCCGCGTATCTGTGCGCCGTGGCCGACAGGCTCGCGAAGCGCAACGGGATGTGCGCGGTCACGGACGAGCCCCGGCTCCATGCCGCCCTCAGCGGCTGGACGGCCGACACTCTCGCCCAAGTGCTCCTCAGCGACGGGGACTTGACGCTCGGCCCGGCCTCCGGGGCCTCCACGACCCCGGTGGAGGAGGTGGGGCGGCTCTTCACGGTCGTGGCGTTCGACGCCGTGCTGCCCGACGGCCTCGACGACGTACCGCTGGAGAAGATCCTCGCCGCGCGCCGGGATCTCGGCCCGGAACTGTACGCATACAGACGCCACTTGGAGACGTTCGCCGAACGCTTCGCCGAGCTGTCCACGGTGGGCGATCCCGTGATCCTCCGTGAGCATCTGGAGGTGATGGTCGAAGGGGAGATCGAGCCTCAGGCGGCCGAACTCGCCCACCGGCTGCGGCTGTTGGGGTTCCAGCCGGTGCGGAAGGTGCTCGGCATGAAGGCGCTCGTACCGGGAGCGGCGATGGCGGCAGTGTCCGCCTCGTCGGGGCTGCCCCCGCTGGTGTCCGCTTCGGGCGCCGTCGCCGCGTGCCTCGTCGGTGCGGCGGTCGACGCGCGGCAGCAGGCACGTGAGGCCGCCGCCGCCTCGCCCGCGACCTATCTCGTGGGGCTGAAGGAACAGTTCTCGCCCCGCGGTGCGGTGTCGCTGACGCGTGCGCTGCTGCGCCGCCCGTGA
- a CDS encoding MFS transporter encodes MPLALLALAISAFGIGTTEFVMMGLLPSVADDMGTSVPTAGYLVSAYAIGVVIGAPLLTAVGTRTPRKRMLVLLMGLFTVGNLASALAPGYGWLLAGRVLSGLPHGAFFGVGAVVAARLVTEDRRARAVATMFLGLTVANIVGVPAGTAVGQALGWRATFLVVSAIGVVAMASLAALVPNLPVEHQRGVGHEVRALGHRQVVLGLLTAVFGFGGVFAVYSYLASIMTEVTGLAESSLTVVLALFGIGMTLGALVAGPLTDRALRPTLYGGLGSLAAAMLVFHAVVDIKWAAMTMVVVLGGLGFMTTTPLQMLIMQKARHAPTLASAGNQSAFNLANAGGAWLGGVAIAAGWGWRSPMLVGVVLALAGLGIALLAGALDRGTSFSRSRIVARGVPGLRRARATESVPG; translated from the coding sequence ATGCCTCTGGCCTTGCTCGCCCTTGCGATCAGCGCCTTCGGAATAGGCACGACCGAGTTCGTGATGATGGGTCTGCTGCCCTCCGTCGCGGACGACATGGGTACGTCCGTGCCCACCGCCGGATATCTCGTCTCCGCGTACGCCATCGGCGTCGTGATCGGCGCACCCCTGCTCACCGCGGTCGGCACCCGTACACCCCGCAAGCGGATGCTGGTGCTGCTGATGGGCCTGTTCACGGTCGGCAATCTCGCGTCCGCACTCGCGCCCGGTTACGGATGGCTGCTCGCCGGGCGTGTGCTGTCCGGGCTGCCGCACGGTGCCTTCTTCGGCGTCGGCGCGGTCGTCGCCGCACGCCTCGTCACGGAGGACCGGCGGGCACGCGCGGTGGCCACGATGTTCCTCGGCCTGACCGTCGCCAACATCGTCGGCGTACCGGCGGGGACCGCCGTCGGGCAGGCGCTGGGCTGGCGTGCGACGTTCCTCGTCGTCAGCGCCATCGGCGTCGTCGCGATGGCGAGCCTCGCGGCGCTCGTACCGAATCTGCCGGTGGAGCACCAGCGCGGCGTGGGCCACGAGGTCCGTGCGCTCGGCCACCGTCAGGTCGTACTGGGCCTGCTCACGGCGGTGTTCGGCTTCGGCGGTGTCTTCGCCGTCTACAGCTACCTCGCCTCGATCATGACCGAGGTCACCGGGCTCGCCGAGTCGTCCCTCACGGTGGTGCTGGCGCTCTTCGGCATCGGCATGACGCTGGGCGCCCTCGTCGCGGGACCGCTCACCGACCGTGCGCTGCGGCCCACCCTCTACGGCGGGCTCGGCTCGCTCGCCGCCGCCATGCTCGTCTTCCACGCCGTCGTCGACATCAAGTGGGCGGCGATGACCATGGTGGTGGTCCTCGGCGGGCTCGGCTTCATGACGACCACGCCGCTCCAGATGCTGATCATGCAGAAGGCACGGCACGCGCCGACGCTGGCCTCCGCCGGCAACCAGTCCGCGTTCAACCTCGCCAACGCGGGCGGCGCCTGGCTCGGCGGCGTGGCCATCGCGGCGGGCTGGGGCTGGCGTTCGCCCATGCTCGTGGGCGTGGTGCTGGCGCTGGCGGGGCTCGGCATAGCGCTGCTGGCGGGCGCGCTGGACCGCGGCACGTCCTTCTCGCGCTCGCGGATCGTCGCCCGCGGGGTGCCCGGTCTGCGCAGGGCGCGGGCCACGGAGAGCGTCCCCGGGTGA
- a CDS encoding phosphatase PAP2 family protein encodes MGASTTRTAQTDKTATAAPAPADQDPAGAETAGAEPAGESDRATGARRPRAVRRPTIWFEIVLVLVFYAVYSAIRNAVPEQRLQALDNADRVWKAEHLLGIAVEDSINRAADSVTWLILTMNYYYATLHFIVTVLVLAWLYHSHPGRYAATRLVVFATTGIALLGYYLFPLAPPRLMRGDTFVDTVQVHQTWGSMASGNLADMSNQYAAMPSMHIGWSVWCGITVAALAKPLWARLLGALYPLVTLTVIVCTANHFWLDAVGGVICLAFGFALSFGWYGRIAYRLPRLASAPAGA; translated from the coding sequence ATGGGGGCATCGACGACGAGGACCGCACAGACAGACAAAACGGCCACCGCGGCACCGGCGCCCGCCGATCAGGACCCTGCCGGGGCCGAGACCGCCGGGGCCGAGCCCGCCGGGGAAAGTGACAGAGCGACAGGCGCGCGGCGCCCACGTGCGGTTCGTCGTCCCACCATCTGGTTCGAGATCGTCCTCGTCCTGGTCTTCTACGCGGTCTACTCCGCGATCCGCAACGCCGTGCCGGAGCAGCGGCTCCAGGCCCTTGACAACGCCGACCGGGTGTGGAAGGCGGAGCATCTGCTCGGCATCGCCGTGGAGGACTCCATCAACCGCGCGGCCGACAGCGTCACCTGGCTCATCCTCACGATGAACTACTACTACGCGACGCTGCACTTCATCGTCACCGTGCTGGTGCTGGCCTGGCTCTACCACTCCCACCCGGGCCGTTACGCGGCCACGCGCCTGGTCGTCTTCGCCACGACCGGCATCGCCCTGCTCGGGTACTACCTCTTCCCGCTGGCGCCGCCGCGGCTGATGCGCGGAGACACGTTCGTCGACACCGTGCAGGTGCACCAGACTTGGGGCTCGATGGCGTCCGGGAACCTCGCCGACATGTCGAACCAGTACGCGGCGATGCCCTCCATGCACATCGGCTGGTCGGTGTGGTGCGGCATCACCGTCGCGGCGCTCGCCAAGCCCCTGTGGGCACGGCTGCTGGGGGCGCTCTACCCCCTGGTCACGCTGACGGTGATCGTCTGCACCGCCAACCACTTCTGGCTGGACGCGGTCGGCGGAGTCATCTGCCTCGCCTTCGGATTCGCGCTCTCCTTCGGCTGGTACGGGCGCATCGCGTACCGGCTGCCGAGACTGGCATCGGCGCCCGCGGGGGCGTGA